TTTCGCGCAAAGCCTGCGGCGAGAAGTCGGAGGTACTGGCGTAACCCTTGCGCTGACCGGAATAGACGGAAATACCGATGCCCTTGTCGCGGTTGAATTCGATGGTTTCGACCTCGTCGCAACGCACCCCGACCGACTGGCCGAAACCTTCCGAGACATCGACCTCACAGGCGGTCGCCCCCTTTTCCCGGGCATGTTTGAGCACATCCTCGGCCAGTTGCTGCAAGGTCGAAAAAGCGTAGGAAAAGCTGGCGACTTCAGGCATGAAAGGGGCGTCCGAACGGGAAAGTCGCTATCATAGCAGCCCATCAATGCCCGCCTGCGACCGCGCCCCATGCAAGAAGAAGATTTCACCGAGAGTACCAGCCGCCCTTCGAAGACCAAGAAGAAGGAGGCCATGCATGAACTGCGCGACCTCGGCGCCGAACTGGTCGAGCTTTCCGTCGGCCAGCTCAAGAAGATCAAGCTGCCGGAAGAGATTTACGACGCCGTGCGCGAATGCCAGAAGATCACCGCCCACGGCGCCCACCGCCGCCAGGTTGCCTATCTCGGCAAGCTGATGCGCAATGTCGACGACGAACCGATCCGCGCCGGCCTGGCGCTGCTGCGCGGCGAATCGTCGGCCGAAGTGGCGCGTATCCACCGCCTCGAACGCATGCGCCAGCGCCTGATCGACGACGAAGGCGCCCTGCCCGAGTTGCTCGCACTGTGGCCCGGCCTCGACATGCAGCAGTTGCGCCAGCTGCGCCGCAACGCGCTCAAGGAACAGGAAGGCAACAAGCCGCCGAAGAGTTTCCGCGCCATTTTCCAGCTGCTGCAGGAACAGGACGGCAAGCCGGCACCGGAAGCTGCGGAAACGGATGATGAGTGAACAACTGATCATCGGCTTGGTCTCGATCAGTGACCGCGCCTCGACCGGCATCTACGAAGACAAGGGTATCCCGGCCCTGCAGGAATGGCTGGGCGGCGCGCTGAGCACGCCCTGGCGCGCCGAAACGCGCTTGATCGCCGACGATCAGCCGACGATTGAAAATACCCTGATTGAACTGGTCGACCGCTGCGGCTGCCATCTGGTGCTGACCACCGGCGGCACCGGCCCGGCGCTGCGCGACGTGACGCCGGAAGCAACACTGGCCGTCGCCGACAAGGAAATGCCGGGTTTCGGCGAGGAAATGCGCCGGATCAGCCTCAACTTCGTGCCGACCGCGATCCTGTCGCGCCAGGTGGCGGTGATCCGCAAGCAGGCCCTGATCATCAACCTGCCCGGCCAGCCGAAGTCCATCAAGGAAACGCTTGAAGGCGTCCGCAATGCCGCCGGCGAAGTCACGCACGTCGGCATCTTTGCCGCCGTGCCCTACTGCATCGACCTGATCGGCGGCCCCTACGCCGAAACCGACCCGGCGGTGATCAAGGTCTTCCGCCCGAAGTCGGCGATCCGCCCGGCTTAACTGATCAGCCCGCGGCGGTAGCGCGCCAGTTCGTACTCGCCGGTCTGTTCCAGCAAGGCCACCGGCGCGAGCAGGAAACGCTGGCCATTGCGGCTGTAATCGAGACTTTCGCGCAGGTCGAACGAATTGGGCGGCAACACCAGACGCACCTCACCGGCTTCGCAACCGTCCTCGATCAGCAAACTGGGCAGGCTGGCGGCAGCACCGTACTTGGAGGCCGTGCGCGGTGTCACCTCGACCGAGCAGACTTGCCGGGCGAGCGCCTGGATTCCGACCCGGGCCTCACTCTCGGTTTCGCGGTGATAACGCCGGACGATGCCGAGCAACCAGTTGTCGCCGCCATCCGGCTGCAGGGCGAGCAACGCCCCGACGCGCAACCACTCGGCGGAAATATTGCTGAGCACGGCCCCGAAGCCGCCACGACTGACATTTTCGACGACCCAGCTTTCGATCGGCAAGCCAGCCGGTCGACCGCCAAATTCACCCGAAAACACCACGAAGGCATTGACCAGCCCGTTCATCACCGACATCCGGTGCTTGACGCGATGCCGGTCATGCCGGCGCTGCGGCGGAATGGGCGCGAGATAAGCCGCGAGATGACGCAACACCGGCAACACGGCACGCACCTGATACTGCCCGCCGAGATTGATGTCGGGCGGAATGTCGCCGCCCTGCTCGAGGTCGTGCAGCACGGCACGCATGGCCGCGTTGGCTTCGCCTGGCTTGAAAAAGCGCTGGCTGGGCTCGGCCCGTGCGGGCATCCTGGCCAGGCGCAACGGCGGCTGGGCGAGATGCAGGTCGACCCAATAGACGCTGTCTTCGTGCGCCACGTTGGCAAAGATGAATGAGGGCAGGAAATGCATGATCAGGCGCTCGGCCAGTTCGATCTCGAGCGGCATCAGGCTGTCCATCGACGCGGCCTGGAACGCCACGGCCTTGACGTATTCCTGCTGTGCACTGGACATGCCGCCCTGCAGCGACAACATCACCCGCTTGCCGGCAACGCCCGCCGCCTCGGCCATTTCCATGGCCCGCCCGAGACGCAGCCAGATGGCGCCCGGCGTCGGACCATAATGAAACTGTTCCCACTTGATGATCGCCCCCAGCGCGGCAATCAGACGCGTCGTCAGCGCCGGCAGCAGCAGCTTCAGGGTTTCGGCGGCGCGGGGCTTGTCGGACGGCGTGTACAGGCAGCGCTCATAGGCCGCCGCGAGCAAGGTCCAGAAACCGTAATTGATCGACCACAGACGCTTTTCATCATTGCGCGTCAGGCGCAGGGTATGCAGATATTCGCGGGAAAGGCGCTTGAGGTGCGGCAGGGCGGCATCTTCCAGCTGACTCGCCGCATCGAAAACACGATCCAGCGGAAACTCGTCCGCGGCCAGCAGAGACTCCAGCCAACCGGCGATTTCATCGAGCGCCTTGAAAGCGTTATCACCGGGCAGCTCACCGATCACCCGGCGCAACTCGCGTGCGTCGGCCAGCGGGTGTTCCGCCTTCTGACTGAGCAGCCTTCCCAGCCCTGGCATCTTGTCAAGCACCATTCTCTCCCTCTCCAGCAGTTCAGCTCCCGATTCTAGTCGCTGATCAAGGATAGGGGCATAAATAATTTAATTCGCCAGTCGCCCGGGTGCCGGCCAAACACTCTTGTCACAGTGTGATCCGCAGCGTCGCCGGGACTGGTAAAATCCAAGGATCATTCATCCGGCCAGCCGATACCCATGCAGCAATACCTCGACCTGATGCGCCACGTTCTCGACCAGGGCCATGACAAGTCCGACCGTACCGGCACCGGCACCCGCTCGGTCTTTGGCTGGCAGATGCGCTTCGACCTGGCCAAGGGATTCCCGGCGGTTACCACCAAGAAGCTGCACCTCAAGTCGATCATCCACGAACTGCTGTGGTTCCTGCAGGGCGACACCAACATCGCCTACCTCAAGGAAAACGGCGTCCGTATCTGGGACGAATGGGCCGATGAGAATGGCGATCTCGGGCCAGTCTACGGCAAACAGTGGCGCCGCTGGGAAACCCCGGACGGGCGCGTCATCGACCAGATCGGTCAACTCGTGCACAGCCTGAAAAACAATCCGGACTCCCGCCGTCACATCGTCTCGGCCTGGAATCCGGGCGATGTGGACAACATGGCCCTACCGCCCTGCCACTGCCTGTTCCAGTTCTACGTCGCCGACGGCAAACTGTCCTGCCAGCTCTACCAGCGCAGTGCCGACATCTTCCTCGGCGTGCCCTTCAACATCGCTTCCTACGCCCTGTTGACGCTGATGCTGGCGCAAGTTTGCGGCTACCAGCCGGGCGATTTCGTGCATACCTTCGGCGACGCCCACATCTATTCCAACCACTTTGCCCAGGCGCAACTGCAACTCGCCCGCGAGCCCCGCCCGCTGCCGCAGATGTGGATCAATCCGGACGTCACGGATCTGCTGGCCTTCCGCTTCGAGGATTTCCGTCTCGACGGCTACGACCCGCACCCGCACATCGCTGCGCCGGTCGCTGTTTAGGCCATGCCCATGCGTCTTACTGAAACCTCGGGCTGGCGTGCGCTCGCCGACCATGTCAAACAACTACGCCAGAAGCATCTGCGCAGCCTGTTTGCTGACGACCCAAGCCGTTTCGAGCACCTTTCCTGCCGCCACGGCAACCTGCTGGTCGACTACTCAAAACAGCGCCTGACCGGCGAAACCATGCAGCTGTTGCGCCAACTTGCCCAGACCGCGGATATTGCCGGCTGGGCCAGGCGCATGCGTAGCGGCGAAGCGATCAACCACACCGAACAACGCGCGGTACGCCATGTCGATCTGCGCGCCGGCGACGCAGCACCACCCGAAGTGCGTAACGTGCTGACACGCATGCAAGCCTTCTGCGAACGTGTCCATAGTGGACAGTGGCGCGGCTATAGCGGCGAACGCATTACCGACATCCTGAACATCGGCATCGGCGGCTCCGACCTCGGCCCGCACATGGCGGTTCAGGCTCTCGCCGCACGCCAGCACCCGGACATCCGCGTCCACTTCGTCTCGAACCTCGATGGCGCCGATCTGGCCAACATGCTGCAGCACCTCAGTCCGCGCAGCACGCTGTTCGTGATCGCCAGCAAGACCTTCACCACCCTGGAAACCATCACCAACGCCCGTACCGCCCGCGACTGGCTGCTCGCCGCCTGCGGCGACCCGAGCATGGTGGCCAGGCACTTCGTCGCGGCCTCGACCAATCTCAAGGCCACCGGCGAATTCGGCATTGCCCCGGAAAACGTCTTCGAATTCCAGGACTGGGTCGGAGGCCGCTTCTCGCTGTGGTCGGCGATCGGCCTGCCGATCGCGCTGGCTGTCGGATTTGCCAATTTCAAGGAGTTACTGGCCGGCGCCCGCGACATGGACGAGCACTTTTTCAGTGCCCCCGCCGAATCCAACCTGCCGCTGACCCTCGCCCTCCTCGCCCTGTGGAATACCAATTTCCTCAAGGCGCACAGCCATGGCGTCTTCCCGTACAGCCATTCGCTCGGTCTGCTGCCGGCCCACCTGCAACAGCTGGAAATGGAAAGCAACGGCAAGCATGTCGATCGCCAGGGCCTGCCGGTCGACATCGCTACCGCCCCGATTCTCTGGGGCACCGCCGGCACCAACGGGCAGCACTCGTTCTTCCAGTTGCTGCATCAGGGCAGCGAGCTGGTTGCCAGCGACTTCATCGCACTGGCTCGCTCCGATTTCCCGCTCCCCGGCCATCACAGCAACCTGCTCGCCAACTGTCTCGCGCAATCCTCCGCCCTGGCCTTCGGTCAGACCCAGAAGGAAGCCCGTCAGGCCGGCATCCCGGAAAGCTTGCTGCCCTATCGGACCTTCCCCGGCAACCAGCCTTCGACCACCATCGTGCTGCCCGAACTGAGCCCCTTCACGCTGGGCCAGCTGGTCGCGCTTTACGAGCACAAGGTGTTCTGCCTCGGTGTCTTGTGGAATCTCAATTCTTTCGACCAGTGGGGTGTCGAACTCGGCAAGCAGCTGGCCAGCCGTCTCGCCCCCTGCCTGCGCGGCGAAGCAGCCAGTGACACGCTGGACAGCTCGACACGCGGCCTGATCGACCACCTTCGCCAGTTTCGGACCTGAACATGCCTGACATCATCATCATCGCCGCCGTCGC
The DNA window shown above is from Quatrionicoccus australiensis and carries:
- the yjgA gene encoding ribosome biogenesis factor YjgA, with product MQEEDFTESTSRPSKTKKKEAMHELRDLGAELVELSVGQLKKIKLPEEIYDAVRECQKITAHGAHRRQVAYLGKLMRNVDDEPIRAGLALLRGESSAEVARIHRLERMRQRLIDDEGALPELLALWPGLDMQQLRQLRRNALKEQEGNKPPKSFRAIFQLLQEQDGKPAPEAAETDDE
- the mog gene encoding molybdopterin adenylyltransferase yields the protein MSEQLIIGLVSISDRASTGIYEDKGIPALQEWLGGALSTPWRAETRLIADDQPTIENTLIELVDRCGCHLVLTTGGTGPALRDVTPEATLAVADKEMPGFGEEMRRISLNFVPTAILSRQVAVIRKQALIINLPGQPKSIKETLEGVRNAAGEVTHVGIFAAVPYCIDLIGGPYAETDPAVIKVFRPKSAIRPA
- a CDS encoding thymidylate synthase, translating into MQQYLDLMRHVLDQGHDKSDRTGTGTRSVFGWQMRFDLAKGFPAVTTKKLHLKSIIHELLWFLQGDTNIAYLKENGVRIWDEWADENGDLGPVYGKQWRRWETPDGRVIDQIGQLVHSLKNNPDSRRHIVSAWNPGDVDNMALPPCHCLFQFYVADGKLSCQLYQRSADIFLGVPFNIASYALLTLMLAQVCGYQPGDFVHTFGDAHIYSNHFAQAQLQLAREPRPLPQMWINPDVTDLLAFRFEDFRLDGYDPHPHIAAPVAV
- the pgi gene encoding glucose-6-phosphate isomerase, producing the protein MRLTETSGWRALADHVKQLRQKHLRSLFADDPSRFEHLSCRHGNLLVDYSKQRLTGETMQLLRQLAQTADIAGWARRMRSGEAINHTEQRAVRHVDLRAGDAAPPEVRNVLTRMQAFCERVHSGQWRGYSGERITDILNIGIGGSDLGPHMAVQALAARQHPDIRVHFVSNLDGADLANMLQHLSPRSTLFVIASKTFTTLETITNARTARDWLLAACGDPSMVARHFVAASTNLKATGEFGIAPENVFEFQDWVGGRFSLWSAIGLPIALAVGFANFKELLAGARDMDEHFFSAPAESNLPLTLALLALWNTNFLKAHSHGVFPYSHSLGLLPAHLQQLEMESNGKHVDRQGLPVDIATAPILWGTAGTNGQHSFFQLLHQGSELVASDFIALARSDFPLPGHHSNLLANCLAQSSALAFGQTQKEARQAGIPESLLPYRTFPGNQPSTTIVLPELSPFTLGQLVALYEHKVFCLGVLWNLNSFDQWGVELGKQLASRLAPCLRGEAASDTLDSSTRGLIDHLRQFRT